The following proteins are co-located in the Silene latifolia isolate original U9 population chromosome 1, ASM4854445v1, whole genome shotgun sequence genome:
- the LOC141606346 gene encoding BTB/POZ domain-containing protein At3g05675 isoform X2: MENSANRKECPFKFGDRSTSDVVVRLRTPEGRDEWLYCHTSILIKKSKYFADRLSDTWPTCQILDARTCVEVLCQESDFDYNIILLRLLYVVSDSLISESGYGVKNSLGILRVAIDLECPFIVSSCAEYLESVPWEETEEEEILQTIPTLGPAVNPILSRLQPVDPTTIFRIFLSALRLAMSSPPHSLRDLKTSAQEQLEYMLTDDDDAPLLAACDEVKFEVRECTKGLFSSLRSLLESLSKEEIQETTIPKTVNFELLQLYLSDLSWVCQISCKLEIMRDLVTFWSEVSDTLIKTLEDETPEVETLDIKFKVIEVATKAIEAIGYGHVILPTLKRLHMVKVWLPFARSTKPVIDAASTDIDDESGRARVDSDVWQTLESAFISIILALPSEYQADILSEWLGNQHIQYPDLTEAFEVWCYRSKIAKKRFASCSAPFV; the protein is encoded by the exons ATGGAAAATTCTGCAA ATAGGAAAGAGTGTCCATTCAAATTTGGTGATCGATCAACGAGTGATGTCGTTGTTAGGTTGCGGACTCCTGAAGGTCGTGATGAGTGGCTATATTGCCACACGTCCATCCTGATCAAGAAAAGTAAGTATTTTGCTGACCGTCTCTCTGACACTTGGCCAACTTGTCAGATCCTCGATGCACGCACTTGTGTGGAGGTTCTCTGCCAAGAATCTGACTTTGACTACAATATCATCCTTCTGCGCCTCCTCTATGTTGTTTCCGACAGCTTGATTTCTGAAAGTGGATATGGAGTTAAAAATTCCCTCGGCATCCTACGTGTAGCGATTGACCTCGAGTGCCCATTTATCGTGTCATCTTGTGCGGAGTACCTGGAATCGGTGCCTTGGGAAGAGACTGAGGAGGAAGAAATTCTTCAAACTATTCCAACCTTGGGACCTGCAGTGAACCCAATTCTTTCCCGACTCCAACCGGTTGACCCCACTACCATTTTCAGGATCTTCTTATCAGCTCTTCGGTTGGCGATGTCATCGCCACCTCATTCTTTGAGGGATCTCAAAACTTCAGCTCAAGAGCAGCTTGAATACATGCTAACTGATGACGATGATGCTCCCTTGCTCGCAGCATGTGATGAGGTGAAGTTTGAGGTGAGAGAATGTACAAAAGGACTATTTTCAAGTCTCCGATCTCTTTTAGAATCGTTGTCAAAGGAGGAAATTCAAGAGACAACTATTCCAAAGACGGTGAACTTTGAGCTTCTACAATTATATCTCTCGGATCTATCCTGGGTTTGTCAAATCTCTTGTAAACTCGAAATAATGAGGGATTTGGTAACATTTTGGTCTGAAGTTTCTGACACATTAATCAAAACTCTCGAGGATGAAACTCCGGAAGTTGAAACATTAGATATAAAATTCAAGGTAATTGAGGTAGCAACAAAGGCCATAGAAGCCATAGGGTATGGACATGTTATTTTGCCAACCTTAAAAAGGCTTCATATGGTGAAGGTATGGCTACCCTTTGCTAGGTCGACAAAACCTGTGATCGATGCAGCTTCGACCGACATAGATGACGAGAGTGGGAGGGCGAGAGTCGACTCTGATGTATGGCAGACATTAGAATCTGCATTTATTTCAATCATACTTGCCTTACCTTCTGAATACCAGGCAGATATCTTGTCAGAATGGTTAGGAAATCAGCATATCCAGTATCCAGATTTGACGGAGGCTTTTGAGGTATGGTGTTATAGGTCTAAGATTGCCAAAAAGAGATTTGCATCGTGTAGTGCTCCATTTGTGTAA
- the LOC141606346 gene encoding BTB/POZ domain-containing protein At3g05675 isoform X1 yields the protein MSSTPVHMDTHSHSHTHLKKRDNSRALISQLMRSIKCKPSLMADRKECPFKFGDRSTSDVVVRLRTPEGRDEWLYCHTSILIKKSKYFADRLSDTWPTCQILDARTCVEVLCQESDFDYNIILLRLLYVVSDSLISESGYGVKNSLGILRVAIDLECPFIVSSCAEYLESVPWEETEEEEILQTIPTLGPAVNPILSRLQPVDPTTIFRIFLSALRLAMSSPPHSLRDLKTSAQEQLEYMLTDDDDAPLLAACDEVKFEVRECTKGLFSSLRSLLESLSKEEIQETTIPKTVNFELLQLYLSDLSWVCQISCKLEIMRDLVTFWSEVSDTLIKTLEDETPEVETLDIKFKVIEVATKAIEAIGYGHVILPTLKRLHMVKVWLPFARSTKPVIDAASTDIDDESGRARVDSDVWQTLESAFISIILALPSEYQADILSEWLGNQHIQYPDLTEAFEVWCYRSKIAKKRFASCSAPFV from the exons ATGAGCTCAACACCTGTACACATGGACACTCACTCACACAGTCACACACATCTTAAAAAGAGAGACAATAGCAGGGCTCTAATTTCTCAACTCATGCGCTCAATTAAATGCAAACCAAGCTTAATG GCAGATAGGAAAGAGTGTCCATTCAAATTTGGTGATCGATCAACGAGTGATGTCGTTGTTAGGTTGCGGACTCCTGAAGGTCGTGATGAGTGGCTATATTGCCACACGTCCATCCTGATCAAGAAAAGTAAGTATTTTGCTGACCGTCTCTCTGACACTTGGCCAACTTGTCAGATCCTCGATGCACGCACTTGTGTGGAGGTTCTCTGCCAAGAATCTGACTTTGACTACAATATCATCCTTCTGCGCCTCCTCTATGTTGTTTCCGACAGCTTGATTTCTGAAAGTGGATATGGAGTTAAAAATTCCCTCGGCATCCTACGTGTAGCGATTGACCTCGAGTGCCCATTTATCGTGTCATCTTGTGCGGAGTACCTGGAATCGGTGCCTTGGGAAGAGACTGAGGAGGAAGAAATTCTTCAAACTATTCCAACCTTGGGACCTGCAGTGAACCCAATTCTTTCCCGACTCCAACCGGTTGACCCCACTACCATTTTCAGGATCTTCTTATCAGCTCTTCGGTTGGCGATGTCATCGCCACCTCATTCTTTGAGGGATCTCAAAACTTCAGCTCAAGAGCAGCTTGAATACATGCTAACTGATGACGATGATGCTCCCTTGCTCGCAGCATGTGATGAGGTGAAGTTTGAGGTGAGAGAATGTACAAAAGGACTATTTTCAAGTCTCCGATCTCTTTTAGAATCGTTGTCAAAGGAGGAAATTCAAGAGACAACTATTCCAAAGACGGTGAACTTTGAGCTTCTACAATTATATCTCTCGGATCTATCCTGGGTTTGTCAAATCTCTTGTAAACTCGAAATAATGAGGGATTTGGTAACATTTTGGTCTGAAGTTTCTGACACATTAATCAAAACTCTCGAGGATGAAACTCCGGAAGTTGAAACATTAGATATAAAATTCAAGGTAATTGAGGTAGCAACAAAGGCCATAGAAGCCATAGGGTATGGACATGTTATTTTGCCAACCTTAAAAAGGCTTCATATGGTGAAGGTATGGCTACCCTTTGCTAGGTCGACAAAACCTGTGATCGATGCAGCTTCGACCGACATAGATGACGAGAGTGGGAGGGCGAGAGTCGACTCTGATGTATGGCAGACATTAGAATCTGCATTTATTTCAATCATACTTGCCTTACCTTCTGAATACCAGGCAGATATCTTGTCAGAATGGTTAGGAAATCAGCATATCCAGTATCCAGATTTGACGGAGGCTTTTGAGGTATGGTGTTATAGGTCTAAGATTGCCAAAAAGAGATTTGCATCGTGTAGTGCTCCATTTGTGTAA
- the LOC141648600 gene encoding uncharacterized protein LOC141648600, with translation MDIASLGKYVWWIEAKADHLWVLWIHAIYLKHQNWLNYNPSPSSSWAWRKICWVKELLKPFLYDANWQASGQQYTSKLGYSWLEEDGMQVVWHPWMSNRMLQPKHTFFIWLVAQNRLLTQDRLLKMHIIQANCCFLCGDEEESVDHLFFKCVFSKRCLQLLMQWLQVIIPKNGVIDWWIHLRMQSLMVKQIIAAGIATLMYQIWYYRNCCRLEQVVPRPAMVFHMVRTQVCARIRCKNEKGVSSIAKQWTDIVFARS, from the coding sequence ATGGATATTGCCTCTCTTGGTAAATATGTTTGGTGGATTGAAGCTAAAGCAGATCACTTGTGGGTTCTTTGGATTCATGCTATCTACCTAAAACATCAGAATTGGCTCAATTATAATCCTTCACCTTCTTCAAGCTGGGCTTGGAGGAAGATTTGCTGGGTGAAGGAATTACTCAAACCTTTCCTTTATGATGCTAATTGGCAGGCTAGTGGACAGCAGTATACGAGTAAACTTGGGTATAGTTGGCTGGAGGAAGATGGGATGCAGGTGGTGTGGCACCCTTGGATGAGTAACAGGATGCTGCAACCCAAGCACACCTTTTTTATCTGGTTAGTTGCTCAAAATAGGTTACTAACTCAGGACAGGCTGCTTAAAATGCACATTATTCAGGCTAATTGCTGCTTCTTATGTGGAGATGAAGAGGAAAGCGTTGATCATTTGTTCTTCAAATGTGTGTTTAGTAAAAGGTGTCTGCAGCTATTGATGCAGTGGCTGCAGGTGATAATACCTAAGAATGGTGTGATTGACTGGTGGATTCATCTCAGAATGCAATCATTGATGGTGAAACAGATTATAGCTGCTGGAATTGCTACTCTGATGTATCAAATTTGGTATTACAGGAATTGTTGTAGACTTGAGCAGGTAGTTCCTAGACCTGCTATGGTGTTTCACATGGTTAGGACGCAAGTGTGTGCTAGGATTCGATGTAAAAATGAGAAAGGGGTGTCTAGTATAGCTAAGCAATGGACTGATATTGTGTTTGCTCGTAGTTAA